In Parasteatoda tepidariorum isolate YZ-2023 chromosome 2, CAS_Ptep_4.0, whole genome shotgun sequence, one DNA window encodes the following:
- the LOC110283022 gene encoding ribonuclease H-like, giving the protein MALETISQIPSDALQLYTDGSKSDEGHSGSGVFIKTPTYTLSLKFRNSEFCSVFRSELIAIENGLRHVESIAEPDFKHIWILTDSKSSIQHLSNWMNVGDMAAASILGVLFRLSADFGVHFQWIPSHVGIKGNEMADSLVKDASLEPLQPDLPSTFNEVFAECKKMFMDLWRVPPPHS; this is encoded by the coding sequence ATGGCTCTTGAAACTATTAGCCAAATACCATCAGATGCTTTACAACTATACACAGATGGCAGCAAGAGCGACGAAGGTCATTCAGGTAGTGgggtttttattaaaacaccCACGTACACATTGAGtctcaaatttagaaattcagAATTTTGCTCAGTTTTCAGATCTGAGCTTATTGCGATTGAAAATGGCCTAAGACATGTTGAGAGTATTGCTGAGCCTGACTTTAAACATATTTGGATACTGACAGATAGCAAATCTTCAATCCAACACCTTAGCAATTGGATGAATGTTGGAGACATGGCTGCGGCTTCAATTTTGGGGGTGCTCTTCAGGCTCTCTGCGGACTTTGGAGTACACTTCCAATGGATTCCATCACACGTTGGAATCAAAGGTAACGAGATGGCGGACTCACTGGTTAAAGATGCTTCTTTGGAACCTTTACAGCCGGATCTACCTTCCACTTTCAACGAGGTCTTTGCAGagtgcaaaaaaatgtttatggacCTCTGGAGGGTTCCTCCTCCGCATAGTTGA